AATGATTACGCTGAGACTCGTGCAACAGTATAATTTCGTCATCCGTCTTAACAATAAACCCTTGCTTGCACACTTCAAATAAGGCGGGTTGCTTGATCAATAAAGACTGCCAACTAGTCGGCTGGTTAACTACGGCCTCGGAACACATCATTTCCAAGCTGTTTTGCAGATCATCCATATTGAATTTAGGGTCGTCAAAGACAGCCTTAACATAGCTTTGTCGTTCGCCCCAGCTATCTTTCTGCATAGGCAAACGCAATAATCGACGCCAAGAATGATCTCGATCCACGTTGCTTTTAGTCGTTCTAGCACTAAGTAAATTACGTCTATTGGCGCTAGCCGTTGTTAAGTAATCGCCTTTAGACAGTACGGCACGCTCCCACGCGTAATTCAAATTGGCAGAACTTTGAGCTATTTTATCGAATACTGCGGCTCCGCTCGCAGCATAGTCATTAAAACGCGCTAAATAAGTTGCGTCATCAGACCAGTTCACATGCTTATGCTCCTGAAAGTAAGCCACAACCTCACTGAAAGCTAAAGCATAGCCAATTTGTCCTGTAAAAAATGGGCTTGCCTCGGCCTTAAGAATAGCCGCTTTCCACTCGGGAGATTTTTTCAATAGATGCGCTTTTATTCTTTCCTCAAGCACTTGAGCCTGAAGAAAATAGCGCACAGGAACCTGATTAATTAATAAATCAAGTATGTTGCCTTGCATATTGGCTAACTGGTCAATCGATTGCAGCGCTTGAGGGTAGTCTTCAATGATCGTGTTTTCAGTTAAATTAAATACAACACGCATCCAATCCAATAGATCAGTACCCGACTTCCCATTTTCCAAGGCAGCATAAAAAGCATGGAACTGTAATTTATCGGTAAACGATGAACTATTCGCTAATATCTTTTTAAAAATTTCTTCTTCTGGGTAATAAGTATTGCTGTCAAGGTACGTTTGAATACCGCTATTTCCTTTCTCTGATCCAAATAACAAATCAAATCGTTTGATTAAACTGACAATTAGATCTTGGGAGATATACCCTTCTTCATCGTATCTCAAGAAAGACAAATGCCTTAGATTTCCTTGGTTATCAAAAAAAGACCGATAACTAGCAGCTGATGCTTTTCTATTATGGATCAACGAAAAATTAGCAATATGAAAAGCAATAAAGCTCATCATTTTATCGTCAAATGCCCCCTCCTTGGGGGCTGCATTATGATAAAACCAAAATAAATCAGTCCAATCAGTATCTATTTTATGAATAAAATAATCATACCCAGACACAGGCGTATTTTTAAATACTAAGTAATATGCATTCCACCCACCTGAAAAGGACTTTATCTTTTTTTCAAGTTGAGCCTTAAAATTTTCAAACTCAGTTAACGGCTTACCTCTTGCATTCATTTTTATATACAAGTCATCCGTCAACTTAAATTTGTCCAAATTTAAAAATAAAAATGTAATAACGGGATTACTATCATCCGTTAATTTTTCAAAAAAATCAGCTCGACCTGAAAACTGCTTATGAATCGCATCTAGCATAACCAACATAGACTGAATAGTAGGGTCATTTTCCCATGACGCATAAAACCAGCCTCTATCGCGGATCGTACTACTTAGACTAGGAATCGCTTCTTTAAGTAATAAAGCATGTAAATCAATATCATTATTGAGCAATGCGCTACAAAACTCCCTAGAACTACTCCGTGTTTCATAGGCAAAAAGAGATGTGCCATTATAGCCAAGCACAGAACGCAACGACTCCTCTTCGCCAGCTAGCTGTGCCAAATACCAATGCAATAAGAATAAAGTAGTTAGCCGCTGCTGCCCATCAAGCGGAATAAAGCAATCACGCCCATTCGCACCATTTTTCATAACCCTACCATAGACAAAATCCAAATCTCGTAGCGTTCTACCTTCATCTAAATAGCCATATAGCGCTTGTAAAAACCCCATGCGGATCTCTTCGGTATTACGTCGTCCCTGAGCATAATCCCTTTGAATTAAAGGAATCTCAATTCGCATATTTTTTTGCTTAAACAGCTGATAAAAACTTAAACGCTCACCCGAATTCACTGCTTTAGTCATTGTTTACTCCTTTTTTGGGTAAATAATCCTTTAACGTGCTAGCAATGGCTTGCTGATAACCCAACGCATCGTCCTCTGTCCAATACAGCAAATCGGTTGCTTTTTGGCTGTAGTATTTTAAAAATACATTTTTAGTACAAATCGGCATAAAGACACCTTTTTTATCATTCTCAATGATTCGGGCTCGCTTCACTGGAAACAACGCATTTTTATAACTACGATTGGTCGATGAATCCAACAAAGTGAGATTGCCAATCGAGCTCCCCCACGGTACATTCTCTTGCTGAAAATGCTGTATTATTTTTTCATATAAAGCAGTGAATTCTTCATTACTAAATTTTTTATCTAACAATTCAGAAATTAAAGCGATATAGGCTTTTTCTTCTTTTATTTTGCTGCCATTGAAATAGTCAAATAGGTTTTCTAACCACAGTTTTCTATCTGACTCCTTATTGATGGCATCATCTGTCTGCGATCGAATATGCTCAATATCCCATTTTTCTTGTTTATAACGATCGAAGGGAAACCGCATATCTGCATCTTTGGTAGACAACAACGTCTGAATATTGAACATCAACAATAATTTATTGATATTGCCGTCACCATACTCGATGCTATCTAAATGACATTTCTCTAGTTCTTTTTTAATTTTCTGCTTTAATGAGTCTTTGAACTTTGTTTTAGTTGAGCCCTCTTGCTCTGAAAGCGCTTTCAAAGCACTCACTTTTTCATTGCAAGAAATTAAAAATCCAATCAAATGATACAGTTCTCGGTTTTGGTACCACTCCTCAAAGGTTAGAAAATAGCGTTTTACCTCTCCCCACAGCTGCTCTACGTCCACGCTACCTTTTTTAAAGTCCTCGTGAAATTGATGGAAGGTAAAAAATGCCTCGTCATCATCAGCTTTGCCTTTCATCAGATCAAAAATATACTCAATCCTAGTAGCATAATTTTTATTCGAATTATGGATAAAGTACCAAAACGAGTCATCTTGCAAGCGATTTTCAATCCCATCCCATTCTGTCGCAATCTGTAACTGCTTTAAGTCCACCTGATTTGATTGAGGATGGTAATTTCGTAAAAATAAAGCGCGTACTAGCTCGGCATTCGTTAATGGTATTTTTCCAATGTTGATACGAGAAAATACATCAATCGCATAATCGCTATCCGTACATTCGTCGCTTAAATCGTACCAAATCACCCTAACGGAATTACCAGCATCAGGCTTGGCTAACAGCACATTTAAAAGCGTATTGTGATCGTTATAATCTTTGTCAGAAAACCACTCTTTAATCGCCTCGTATGCTTTTTTCATATGAAAAAAATCAATATCTGTAGTGCCTGATGCCTTATGAATCTGATCTAAACTCCTTGCTGATTGCATACGCGTTTCATAACTCAGGCTATAAATTGATTTTTTATATGCGTCTTGTAATGAGCGTCGTAAATGCTCTTTCTCTATATAGTGCAGTATCAAAAACAACGTGGTCAGCCGCTGCTGACCATCCACCACCTGCCACCCCTTTGGGTCCTGCACGACAACAATAGGCTGTAAACAATAAAAAGAAGCCCCGTCATCGTTACTAGCACGACTAAAATCCCAAATATCGTCCAATAATTCCTTTACCTGAATTTCCCCCCAACGATAACCTCGCTGATACGCTGGAATATAGAAGTTCTCTCCTAATAGCTCATAGATATTTTTAAGGCAGAGCTTGTGCTTGTCTAATAGTTGCATATTGTTCATTGTTTTGTTTTAAAAAATGTATTTCCATCAAAGTTTTTATTAATTGTAACCAAAAAACTCCCCCACTTTTCTCATCACCTCTTCCACCTGTCCACTCCCCCATTACTGACACAGTTCTAAACTAGAGTTTTCCAGTTGTTGTCGGTATACCGACGGGGGAATATCACCTAAACTTTCGTGCGTGCGCTCCTCGTTGTAATCCAATCGCCAGAACCACGCCATATCTCGTACCTGATGCAATGACTCAAACAAGTACGCATTTAAAAACTCTCGCCGAAAAGTGCCATTAAAACGTTCAATAAAAGCATTTTGCTGGGGCTTACCCGGTGGAATATACTGTATTTTTACTTCATTTTTCTCACACCAATCCATTAGCTTGACTGAAATAAACTCAGGGCCGCGTTATCAAGACGAATCTGCTGGGGTAGCCCACGTTCTGCCTTTAACTGCTCTAAGATACGGATGACGCGGTCGGCGGATAACGAGCTGTCCACTTCAATCGCCAAGCACTCTCGCGTGCCTTCATCCAATACGTTTAACGTGCGGTAACGTTTACCGCAGTAAAGGGTATCGTGCATAAAATCCAGTGCCCATTGGTGATTTGGTTTATTCTCCACTACTAAGGGTTGGGGCGTGCGTTTGGGTAAAACGTGCTTGATGCGGCGCCTTAAATTAAGCCCTAAACGGCAATAAACACGATACACCCGTTTATGATTAAATCCATACTTCTGAAAACGCAATCGACCAAAACACGTCCAGAAACCAGCTTGAGGTGATTTTTTTAATACGTCATTAATCGCATTAATGACAGCAGCATCCGCTATGCGCCAGTCTTTTTCTGGGCGATAATAACCAGAACGACTTAGTCCCGTTGCCAAACAGGCTCGCACCACACTGACACCGCGAGCAACAAGGCCTTGGGCACACGCTTTTTTCTCTGTTGTCACCAACCCTTTTTTGCAAATAAATCCTTCATCGCTTGAT
This Paenalcaligenes faecalis DNA region includes the following protein-coding sequences:
- a CDS encoding DUF262 domain-containing protein, which gives rise to MTKAVNSGERLSFYQLFKQKNMRIEIPLIQRDYAQGRRNTEEIRMGFLQALYGYLDEGRTLRDLDFVYGRVMKNGANGRDCFIPLDGQQRLTTLFLLHWYLAQLAGEEESLRSVLGYNGTSLFAYETRSSSREFCSALLNNDIDLHALLLKEAIPSLSSTIRDRGWFYASWENDPTIQSMLVMLDAIHKQFSGRADFFEKLTDDSNPVITFLFLNLDKFKLTDDLYIKMNARGKPLTEFENFKAQLEKKIKSFSGGWNAYYLVFKNTPVSGYDYFIHKIDTDWTDLFWFYHNAAPKEGAFDDKMMSFIAFHIANFSLIHNRKASAASYRSFFDNQGNLRHLSFLRYDEEGYISQDLIVSLIKRFDLLFGSEKGNSGIQTYLDSNTYYPEEEIFKKILANSSSFTDKLQFHAFYAALENGKSGTDLLDWMRVVFNLTENTIIEDYPQALQSIDQLANMQGNILDLLINQVPVRYFLQAQVLEERIKAHLLKKSPEWKAAILKAEASPFFTGQIGYALAFSEVVAYFQEHKHVNWSDDATYLARFNDYAASGAAVFDKIAQSSANLNYAWERAVLSKGDYLTTASANRRNLLSARTTKSNVDRDHSWRRLLRLPMQKDSWGERQSYVKAVFDDPKFNMDDLQNSLEMMCSEAVVNQPTSWQSLLIKQPALFEVCKQGFIVKTDDEIILLHESQRNHYQSELYTRFLDKELTDEQIAAFGDRVYWSVRDTYTLPALWMDDFSLDGQDYKFHAFYEKSQYALYFSRDEEDQLAPYPSELIDCLIACGFEQCIELNERINSDDWKITLEDYVCFCEDPHEALEKIILLCKKLVELL
- a CDS encoding DUF262 domain-containing protein, giving the protein MQLLDKHKLCLKNIYELLGENFYIPAYQRGYRWGEIQVKELLDDIWDFSRASNDDGASFYCLQPIVVVQDPKGWQVVDGQQRLTTLFLILHYIEKEHLRRSLQDAYKKSIYSLSYETRMQSARSLDQIHKASGTTDIDFFHMKKAYEAIKEWFSDKDYNDHNTLLNVLLAKPDAGNSVRVIWYDLSDECTDSDYAIDVFSRINIGKIPLTNAELVRALFLRNYHPQSNQVDLKQLQIATEWDGIENRLQDDSFWYFIHNSNKNYATRIEYIFDLMKGKADDDEAFFTFHQFHEDFKKGSVDVEQLWGEVKRYFLTFEEWYQNRELYHLIGFLISCNEKVSALKALSEQEGSTKTKFKDSLKQKIKKELEKCHLDSIEYGDGNINKLLLMFNIQTLLSTKDADMRFPFDRYKQEKWDIEHIRSQTDDAINKESDRKLWLENLFDYFNGSKIKEEKAYIALISELLDKKFSNEEFTALYEKIIQHFQQENVPWGSSIGNLTLLDSSTNRSYKNALFPVKRARIIENDKKGVFMPICTKNVFLKYYSQKATDLLYWTEDDALGYQQAIASTLKDYLPKKGVNND